agtttttaaccacatacatatatactttATTTAACGGTAAGAAAGGTGAAGTATCACCCATTTTTTATTACCGAACTATAGTATGGCTATGATGTTTATATACtattcctttttctcttttattttgttaGCATAGTTTTGgttgataagcactctctcttaCAATTTATAtcgtgcatatttatttattcattcaatgTACAGGTTATTAAATGGAGCAACAACTATTCAAATTGAAGGTGAAttttggaggatattttaagaaGATTAAAAATTCTACGGGAATGAAGTACTACTTTGGGAGACAAAAGAGTTGGttagttgatattgattgtcaTTGCTACAAGGACCTATATGATGATATATTGCATACCTTTAATTTGAAGCTTGAAGAGACGATAAAGATTTGGTCTGTGATTAGACATTTAACGCCTAAGTCTTACATGATATTAGACACAGATCAGAAATTGATGAGTTTGTTTCAGGAGTATAAGGATTTGAAAGAGTGCTTCTTATTTGTCACAAAAGAGGCCAATATTATACAACTTTTTCAATCAACACTAGACAACCAAGATCAAATTGAAACATGTAGAAGTACTACAACTGCAATAGAAGAGATTCGAGTGGATGAAGTAAGAGAGAACCAAAGGCACAACAATAGTGAGCATCTAGCTACAATAGGCATTGATATCTTAGCCACTGCTATTGAAAATAATGACTATATTGGGGTAAATGATGAAACTTTATTTCAAGAAGAGCAGGAAACAGATACTGAAATTTATGGTTCTGAGAGTAGCTATCACAGTATTTATAATAGTGATTCTGATAATGATGATGAAAATATCATAGACTACGGGGGAGAGACATATGAGATGGACATTGAGAATCCTACCATGGCCGTAGGGGCAAAATATACAAGTCGAGAATAGTTCAAGGTTGCACTGAGTCAGTATGCTATATTGAATGAATTTGCCGTAAGAATTCTCAAAAGTGAGCTCGATAGAATGACAGTAAGTTGCAAAGATGAAGCTTGTAATTGGAGGCTTCATGCTTCATTATTATGCGATCATCATACATTTCAGGTATTATGGTTGAAATATGTTAGCTTTTCATTACAGTggttatgaaaaaaatattgcatgtattaatatattatttggtTTGTATGTGCAGGTTAAAAAATTAAAGGAACCTCATACGTGCTCATCTATAAACAAATGTGGCAACAAGATGGCTACACAATTTTGGATATGTGATAGGATCATTGGTTGGCTATGAAAAGAGGGTGACCTATCGCCTATTGAGCTAAGAAGGAGATTTGTTGCAATTCCATCATCTTGAGCTTCCATACCACAGAGTTTGGCGATGAAAGGAGCTTGCCATGTCTATGATTCATGGTAATTGGGTAGATTCTTTTGAGAGAATGGAGGATTTCAAGGAGGAGCTTTTGAGAAGAAACCCAGGTAGTGTAGTAAAGCTAAAGTTAGATGTGACTGGTGATAAGCATTACTTCCATCGCTTCTTTATTTGTCTACGTGCTTGCAGTACGGGCTTTTTAGCTGGTTGTAGGCCTTTCATAGGCCTAGATGGTTGACACTTAAAGGGGAAGTACAGGGGTGTGACGCCCCTTTTTTTTGCGGGTACTAAGAGTCTATGATGGCTGCTACATCACTTGATGAAAATAATGGTTTGTTTCCAGTTGCTTTTGGTGTTGCAGAATCTGAAAATAGTGATAGTTggacttggtttttggaggcacttaaagaatcaattcaaactCCAGAAGGTCTAGTACTTGTATCAGATCGACAAAAGGGATTGGAAGAAGCAGTACAACATATATACCCCCAAGCAGAACATAGAAAATGCATGAGACACTTGTACAAAAACTTTCAAACAAAATTTTCAGGACACTGGCTTAAAATTAAGTTATGGGGAGCTGCAAGGGCATACACAAGAGTCCAACATGACGATatcatcaatcaaattaagGAGGCTAGCTTGGAGGCACTTATCTTAATGCTGGAAATATTGATTTATGGAGTAGATCTCAATTTGGCATCACAACTAAGTGCTCCTATATAACAAATAACCTTTCGGAGTCATTCAATGCTTGGATTTCTGAGGCTAGACATAGGCCAGTTCTTGATTTATTGATGTTGTAAGACAAAATTATGGTGAAAATGGAAGCAAGAAGGAGAATGGCTGCCTGCTGGAAAGGAAATTTAGTTTCTGTGGTAATGAAGTATGTAAGAGACATCAGCCTTAAGCTAGGTGATTATAATGTTTATAGAACCAGTGATTACAGAGCAGAAGTAATTGAGACTAATGAGAGGCATGAAGTAATTCTAAATGAACAAAGGTATTCTTGTCGTCTGTGGGAGGTCTCAGGCATTCTTTGTGTGCATGCTGCAACTTTTATTTGTAGTATGAGAGGTGCAAATTTGGAAAATTATGTCTCAGAATACTTCACCGTTGCCAAGTATAAGGCTGCCTATGCATTAGAAATTGGACCATTACCTGACAAGGCCCAATGGATAAAAGTTGATATTGGATACAAGGTATTGCCTCCTAAGCTCAGTCTAAGACCTCCAGGaaggcctaaaaagaagagaattAGGGGTACAGATGAGAATACATCGAAGAAGATGCACAAATGTAAGCGTTGCGATGAGCTTGGGCATCATGCAAAGACTTGCAAAAATCCAGTAATGGAGGAATCTCAAGCTTCAATATCCTCTTCTTTTGCACTGAAGAAGCTTGGGAGATAACATATAGTACTACTCTAAGTTAATGATGTTTGTCCTTTATCACTTGCTTATCATTGAAATATTGCAGGCCTAAAGGAAATGATTCAAGAGGAAGAGTGTCAATTACAGAAGGCACACATGAAGTGTATATAGCAccaagaggaaaaaaaacaaaggacgACCTCGCAAGCAAGCTAAGAGAATGGAAACTTTAGTTGGAGAAGATAATGCCTACCCACAATCTTGATTGGTATATAATTGGATATATTTATCCCAACTTTTGCATCTTATTTGCTTTCAAGTTATTTGGATCACTTTTAGCATTATTactaaacataatttattagttGATACAGAGTTAATTCTCACActtattctttttcatttttttgctaATTGCATATTTGATTGCATGTTTTGCTGGAGTAGTGGAGATTATGTTAGAGATTAACATCTCCACAACCTatcttattaaatattttttttcagccAACATCTCATTAACAAAAGAATGTAATTTATCAAGATTCCCATGTTACACATAATCCTTTCATTCTTTATCTCTGGTTTATCACAGATAGTGCAACATTCTTTTGTTAATGATGTTTGTCTCATTTTGTGGTGATCTACACTATTTTCTAGTTCACGAGGTCGGGTGTCATATGCCAGCAATGCCATTTCCATCAAAGCATTGaaacagagaaccatttttagGTTTCATTCTATGACCAAATCAAGGTTATGTTCAGAATGGAAGCCCAAACAAGGTGAATTGTACCGAATCCGAATCATCATAGGCATCCTactgaaaaaaacaaaaatcaacaaAGAGCATCGGACAAGAGAGCAACAAATTTCCTAGTGCTAGTTACCTGATTTCTCCCAACAACATGGCAATGGTATTAGGTTtgctatatatatttatatgtccAGTACCCAACTTCCATTCATGCAACTTCTACATTAATTAATTTGCTGGCTTTCTCCAATCCCTCGTTGAAGAGGTCTGAAGTCTCGACCATTTTACATCTTTTGACAAGTGACGATGCACCGAGAGAGGTTAACCGGCCTCTTCCCTGTAGTACTATAGAGATGCACATGCAATAAGTGAAACCTAGAAGTTATCCAATCAAATGCATT
This is a stretch of genomic DNA from Phoenix dactylifera cultivar Barhee BC4 chromosome 9, palm_55x_up_171113_PBpolish2nd_filt_p, whole genome shotgun sequence. It encodes these proteins:
- the LOC120111992 gene encoding uncharacterized protein LOC120111992: MEARRRMAACWKGNLVSVVMKYVRDISLKLGDYNVYRTSDYRAEVIETNERHEVILNEQRYSCRLWEVSGILCVHAATFICSMRGANLENYVSEYFTVAKYKAAYALEIGPLPDKAQWIKVDIGYKVLPPKLSLRPPGRPKKKRIRGTDENTSKKMHKCKRCDELGHHAKTCKNPVMEESQASISSSFALKKLGR